A stretch of Arthrobacter sp. NEB 688 DNA encodes these proteins:
- the tal gene encoding transaldolase — translation MTTPKPLQDLAANGVSVWLDDLSRERISSGNLQELIDDHGVVGVTTNPSIFQAALAEGHAYDEQVAELARAGKDVDETVFALTTRDVRDACDVMLPVYENTHGEDGRVSIEVDPRSAHDTAKTVREAKALAAEVDRPNVLIKIPATLEGLPAISQVLAEGISVNVTLIFSLDRYRAVMNAFLTGLEQAREKGKDLSQIRSVASFFVSRVDGEIDQRLDAIGSDEAKALRGKAGLANARLAYQAYEEVFSTPRWASLEGAGAHRQRPLWASTGVKDPAYPDTMYVTELVAPGTVNTMPEKTLQATADHGEVTGDTVTGSYAEATEVLDALERLGISYSEVVDLLEREGVEKFEKAWAELLDRVQSELEKAAA, via the coding sequence ATGACCACACCGAAGCCCCTCCAGGACCTCGCCGCGAACGGCGTGTCCGTCTGGCTGGACGACCTCTCCCGGGAGCGCATCTCCTCGGGCAACCTCCAGGAGCTCATCGACGACCACGGCGTCGTCGGCGTGACGACGAACCCGTCGATCTTCCAGGCCGCCCTCGCCGAGGGCCACGCCTACGACGAGCAGGTCGCCGAGCTCGCCCGCGCCGGGAAGGACGTCGACGAGACCGTCTTCGCCCTGACGACGCGTGACGTGCGCGACGCCTGCGACGTCATGCTCCCCGTCTACGAGAACACCCACGGCGAGGACGGCCGCGTCTCCATCGAGGTCGACCCGCGCTCGGCGCACGACACCGCCAAGACCGTCCGCGAGGCCAAGGCCCTCGCGGCCGAGGTCGACCGGCCGAACGTCCTCATCAAGATTCCGGCGACCCTCGAGGGCCTCCCGGCCATCTCGCAGGTCCTCGCCGAGGGCATCTCGGTCAACGTCACGCTGATCTTCAGCCTCGACCGCTACCGGGCCGTGATGAACGCCTTCCTCACCGGTCTCGAGCAGGCGCGCGAGAAGGGCAAGGACCTCTCGCAGATCCGCTCCGTCGCGTCCTTCTTCGTCAGCCGTGTCGACGGCGAGATCGACCAGCGTCTCGACGCGATCGGCTCGGACGAGGCGAAGGCCCTGCGCGGCAAGGCCGGCCTGGCCAACGCGCGCCTGGCCTACCAGGCCTACGAGGAGGTCTTCTCGACCCCGCGCTGGGCCTCGCTCGAGGGCGCCGGTGCCCACCGGCAGCGTCCGCTGTGGGCCTCCACCGGCGTCAAGGACCCGGCCTACCCGGACACGATGTACGTGACCGAGCTCGTCGCCCCCGGCACCGTCAACACGATGCCGGAGAAGACGCTCCAGGCCACCGCCGACCACGGCGAGGTCACCGGCGACACGGTCACCGGCTCCTACGCCGAGGCCACCGAGGTCCTCGACGCGCTCGAGCGCCTCGGCATCTCGTACTCCGAGGTGGTCGACCTGCTCGAGCGCGAGGGCGTCGAGAAGTTCGAGAAGGCGTGGGCCGAGCTCCTCGACCGCGTCCAGAGCGAGCTCGAGAAGGCCGCCGCGTGA
- a CDS encoding glucose-6-phosphate isomerase, producing MSTIDVSATGDAADAVARHVPQLVADRVASRLFAQDDTLWGEAAQDEASKRLSWTGLPRSSRPLVGEIAAIRSELQESGYDRVVLCGMGGSSLAPEVICGTAGVPLVVLDSSDPDVVRGALTDLDRTVVVVSSKSGSTVETDSQRRAFEAAYRDAGIDPTTRMVVVTDPGSPLDGQAREAGFRVVNADPAVGGRYSALTAFGLVPSGLAGADVEALLDDAELVADLLAADDEANPALRLGAAMAGTEPLRDKLVLVDAGTENVGFPAWAEQLIAESTGKDGTGILPVVAIGTEPAHLYADGTVVRLVATDSDDDDAAGDSVVTVAGRLGAQMLLWEAATAVAGRLLGINPFDQPDVESAKAAARELLDAGIGTGDEPAFTDGAVEVRTLGGDWLGDAGSVDAAVDALLADLDDEHGYVAVMAYLDRESDADLEHVARDLFERTGRPVTFGWGPRFLHSTGQYHKGGPATGVYVQVTADPAQDLEVPGRDFTFGQFIAAQAAGDAKVLAEHGRPVLRLHLTEHDTGLARVRAALGRGA from the coding sequence GTGAGCACGATCGACGTCTCCGCCACCGGGGACGCCGCCGACGCCGTCGCGCGGCACGTCCCGCAGCTCGTCGCCGACCGCGTCGCGAGCCGGCTCTTCGCGCAGGACGACACCCTGTGGGGCGAGGCCGCGCAGGACGAGGCGTCCAAGCGCCTCTCCTGGACCGGTCTCCCCCGCAGCTCGCGACCGCTCGTCGGCGAGATCGCCGCGATCCGGTCCGAGCTGCAGGAGTCGGGCTACGACCGCGTCGTCCTCTGCGGGATGGGCGGCTCCTCGCTCGCCCCGGAGGTCATCTGCGGCACGGCCGGGGTGCCCCTCGTCGTCCTCGACTCCTCCGACCCCGACGTCGTCCGCGGCGCGCTGACCGACCTCGACCGCACGGTCGTCGTCGTCTCCAGCAAGTCCGGGTCGACCGTCGAGACCGACAGCCAGCGACGCGCCTTCGAGGCCGCCTACCGCGACGCGGGCATCGACCCGACGACGCGGATGGTCGTCGTCACCGACCCGGGCAGCCCGCTCGACGGTCAGGCGCGCGAGGCGGGCTTCCGCGTCGTCAACGCCGACCCCGCCGTCGGCGGTCGCTACTCGGCGCTCACCGCGTTCGGGCTCGTCCCGTCCGGTCTCGCCGGGGCCGACGTCGAGGCCCTCCTCGACGACGCCGAGCTCGTCGCCGACCTCCTGGCGGCCGACGACGAGGCGAACCCGGCGCTGCGCCTCGGCGCCGCGATGGCCGGTACCGAGCCGCTGCGCGACAAGCTCGTCCTCGTCGACGCCGGCACCGAGAACGTCGGCTTCCCGGCGTGGGCCGAGCAGCTCATCGCCGAGTCCACCGGCAAGGACGGCACCGGCATCCTCCCGGTCGTCGCGATCGGCACGGAGCCGGCGCACCTCTACGCCGACGGCACCGTCGTGCGGCTCGTGGCCACCGACTCCGACGACGACGACGCCGCGGGCGACTCGGTCGTCACCGTCGCCGGCCGCCTCGGGGCGCAGATGCTCCTGTGGGAGGCCGCGACCGCCGTCGCCGGCCGCCTGCTCGGCATCAACCCGTTCGACCAGCCCGACGTCGAGAGCGCCAAGGCCGCGGCCCGCGAGCTCCTCGACGCCGGCATCGGCACGGGCGACGAGCCGGCCTTCACCGACGGGGCCGTCGAGGTCCGCACGCTCGGCGGCGACTGGCTCGGCGACGCCGGCTCGGTCGACGCCGCGGTCGACGCGCTCCTCGCCGACCTGGACGACGAGCACGGCTACGTCGCCGTCATGGCCTACCTGGACCGCGAGTCCGACGCCGACCTCGAGCACGTCGCGCGCGACCTCTTCGAGCGCACCGGCCGCCCGGTGACCTTCGGCTGGGGCCCGCGGTTCCTGCACTCGACCGGCCAGTACCACAAGGGCGGGCCGGCGACGGGTGTCTACGTGCAGGTCACGGCCGACCCCGCGCAGGACCTCGAGGTCCCCGGGCGGGACTTCACCTTCGGCCAGTTCATCGCCGCGCAGGCGGCCGGTGACGCGAAGGTCCTCGCCGAGCACGGCCGCCCCGTGCTGCGCCTGCACCTGACCGAGCACGACACCGGGCTGGCCCGGGTTCGCGCGGCCCTGGGACGGGGCGCATGA
- the zwf gene encoding glucose-6-phosphate dehydrogenase produces MTPARVTAESNPLRDPRDKRLPRIAGPCSMVLFGVTGDLARKKLMPAIYDLANRGLLPPGFSLVGFARRDWEDQDFGKIVYESVKERARTPFREEVWRTLAEGIRFVPGSFDDDAAFDLLAETVAELDEQRGTGGNHAFYLSIPPGSFAAVCEQLERSGLSTPQSGSWRRVVIEKPFGHDLTSARELNDIVENVFPADSVFRIDHYLGKETVQNLLALRFANQMFEPVWNANYVDHVQITMAEDIGIGGRAGYYDGIGAARDVIQNHLLQLMALTAMEEPVSFDAQGLRLEKEKVLSAVRIPQDLASGTARGQYARGWQGGEEVVGYLDEDGVADGSGTETYAAVRLEVDTRRWAGVPFYLRTGKRLGKRVTEIAVVFKQAPHLPFTHTATEELGQNAIVIRVQPDEGVTLRFGAKVPGSQMEVRDVTMDFGYGRAFTESSPEAYERLILDVLLGEPPLFPRHEEVELSWQILDPIEKFWASKGKAPEQYASGGWGPASADELMHRDGREWRLP; encoded by the coding sequence ATGACCCCGGCCCGCGTCACGGCCGAGAGCAACCCGCTCCGGGACCCGCGCGACAAGCGCCTGCCCCGGATCGCCGGCCCCTGCTCGATGGTCCTCTTCGGCGTCACCGGCGACCTCGCCCGCAAGAAGCTCATGCCGGCGATCTACGACCTCGCCAACCGTGGTCTCCTGCCGCCCGGGTTCTCGCTCGTCGGGTTCGCCCGGCGCGACTGGGAGGACCAGGACTTCGGCAAGATCGTCTACGAGTCGGTCAAGGAGCGCGCCCGCACCCCGTTCCGCGAGGAGGTGTGGCGCACGCTCGCCGAGGGCATCCGGTTCGTCCCGGGCAGCTTCGACGACGACGCCGCGTTCGACCTCCTCGCCGAGACGGTCGCCGAGCTCGACGAGCAGCGCGGCACCGGCGGCAACCACGCGTTCTACCTCTCGATCCCCCCGGGGTCCTTCGCGGCCGTGTGCGAGCAGCTCGAGCGCTCCGGCCTCTCGACCCCGCAGAGCGGGTCGTGGCGCCGGGTCGTCATCGAGAAGCCGTTCGGGCACGACCTCACCTCGGCCCGCGAGCTCAACGACATCGTCGAGAACGTCTTCCCGGCCGACTCGGTCTTCCGGATCGACCACTACCTCGGCAAGGAGACGGTCCAGAACCTCCTGGCGCTGCGCTTCGCGAACCAGATGTTCGAGCCGGTGTGGAACGCGAACTACGTCGACCACGTGCAGATCACGATGGCCGAGGACATCGGCATCGGTGGTCGCGCGGGCTACTACGACGGCATCGGCGCGGCGCGCGACGTCATCCAGAACCACCTGCTCCAGCTCATGGCCCTGACGGCCATGGAGGAGCCGGTCTCGTTCGACGCCCAGGGCCTGCGCCTCGAGAAGGAGAAGGTCCTCTCGGCGGTCCGCATCCCCCAGGACCTCGCCTCCGGTACCGCGCGCGGGCAGTACGCCCGCGGGTGGCAGGGCGGCGAGGAGGTCGTCGGCTACCTCGACGAGGACGGCGTCGCCGACGGCTCGGGCACCGAGACCTACGCGGCCGTCCGCCTCGAGGTCGACACCCGGCGCTGGGCCGGCGTGCCGTTCTACCTGCGCACCGGCAAGCGGCTCGGCAAGCGCGTCACGGAGATCGCGGTCGTCTTCAAGCAGGCGCCGCACCTGCCGTTCACGCACACCGCCACCGAGGAGCTCGGGCAGAACGCCATCGTCATCCGGGTCCAGCCCGACGAGGGCGTCACCCTGCGCTTCGGTGCCAAGGTGCCCGGCTCTCAGATGGAGGTGCGCGACGTGACGATGGACTTCGGCTACGGCCGCGCCTTCACCGAGTCCTCCCCCGAGGCCTACGAGCGGCTCATCCTCGACGTGCTCCTCGGGGAGCCGCCGCTCTTCCCGCGGCACGAGGAGGTCGAGCTCTCCTGGCAGATCCTCGACCCGATCGAGAAGTTCTGGGCGAGCAAGGGCAAGGCCCCCGAGCAGTACGCCTCGGGCGGCTGGGGCCCGGCCTCCGCCGACGAGCTGATGCACCGTGACGGACGAGAGTGGAGGCTGCCGTGA
- the opcA gene encoding glucose-6-phosphate dehydrogenase assembly protein OpcA gives MIVDLPNTSTAAVSRKLVALRSDTGAMALSRVLTLVVVVDEAEAEAAIEVANDASRQHPCRIIVVVGSNRRGAARLDGQIRVGGDAGASEVVVLRLYGPLASHGRAVVTPLLLADSPIVAWWPAEAPKDPSKDPIGEMAQRRITDAARTQGAPKTVLKRLAKSYAPGDTDLAWSRITLWRGLLTAALDQPPFEPVTEALVVAAPDSPSGELLAGWLASRLRCPVSLARSKSGSGIISVRLERKSGTVDLVRPEDGSTSMLRQVGQPDRTLALPHRSDAECLADELRRLDPDEVYEDALTKGFPTLTSSRRTASEAVKAGAAPSPAEAERTTQRLRRAARVAGSSAMVEKRPMPEDGADTETVKAAAAAKLAEVKERRS, from the coding sequence GTGATCGTCGACCTGCCCAACACCTCGACCGCCGCGGTCTCGCGCAAGCTCGTGGCGCTGCGCTCCGACACCGGCGCGATGGCCCTCTCGCGGGTCCTCACCCTCGTCGTCGTCGTCGACGAGGCCGAGGCCGAGGCGGCCATCGAGGTCGCCAACGACGCGAGCCGGCAGCACCCCTGCCGGATCATCGTCGTCGTCGGCAGCAACCGCCGCGGCGCCGCGCGCCTCGACGGCCAGATCCGCGTGGGCGGCGACGCCGGCGCGTCCGAGGTCGTCGTGCTGCGGCTCTACGGCCCGCTCGCGAGCCACGGCCGCGCCGTCGTCACCCCGCTCCTGCTCGCCGACTCGCCGATCGTCGCGTGGTGGCCGGCCGAGGCCCCGAAGGACCCCTCGAAGGACCCGATCGGCGAGATGGCCCAGCGCCGGATCACCGACGCGGCCCGGACCCAGGGCGCCCCGAAGACCGTCCTCAAGCGGCTCGCGAAGTCGTACGCGCCGGGCGACACCGACCTCGCGTGGTCGCGCATCACGCTGTGGCGCGGGCTGCTCACCGCCGCGCTCGACCAGCCGCCGTTCGAGCCGGTCACCGAGGCTCTCGTCGTCGCGGCGCCCGACAGCCCGTCCGGCGAGCTGCTCGCCGGGTGGCTGGCCAGCCGGCTGCGCTGCCCGGTGTCGCTCGCCCGCTCCAAGAGCGGCTCGGGCATCATCTCGGTCCGCCTCGAGCGCAAGAGCGGCACCGTCGACCTCGTCCGTCCCGAGGACGGCAGCACCTCGATGCTGCGCCAGGTCGGCCAGCCCGACCGCACGCTCGCGCTGCCGCACCGCTCGGACGCCGAGTGCCTCGCGGACGAGCTGCGCCGGCTCGACCCCGACGAGGTCTACGAGGACGCGCTGACCAAGGGCTTCCCGACCCTGACCAGCTCGCGGCGCACCGCCAGCGAGGCGGTCAAGGCCGGGGCGGCGCCGTCGCCGGCAGAGGCCGAGCGCACGACCCAGCGCCTGCGCCGGGCCGCCCGCGTGGCCGGCAGCTCGGCCATGGTCGAGAAGCGCCCGATGCCCGAGGACGGCGCCGACACCGAGACCGTCAAGGCGGCCGCGGCCGCCAAGCTCGCCGAGGTCAAGGAGCGCCGCTCGTGA
- the pgl gene encoding 6-phosphogluconolactonase, with protein MSESTVVVHPSKQALADASAARLVVALVDAQAARGVAHVSLTGGSMGSEIVRSLAATPARAAVDWARVHVWWGDERYLPAGDPDRNDTQNDEAGLASLGLDPAHVHRVAGPDTSASAAESAAAYGEALHAAGAGAFDVMVLGVGPDGHIASLFPHHPAAASTGAMAVAVHDSPKPPPDRVSLTRECLERSRLVWFLVAGGDKADAVRRGVTGSPFEETPAAHVHGSEATLWLVDTDAAAELDRG; from the coding sequence GTGAGCGAGAGCACCGTCGTCGTCCACCCGTCCAAGCAGGCCCTCGCGGACGCCTCGGCGGCCCGCCTCGTCGTCGCCCTCGTCGACGCGCAGGCGGCCCGCGGGGTCGCCCACGTGTCGCTGACCGGTGGCTCGATGGGCTCCGAGATCGTCCGCTCGCTCGCCGCCACCCCGGCGCGGGCGGCGGTCGACTGGGCCCGGGTCCACGTCTGGTGGGGCGACGAGCGGTACCTGCCGGCCGGCGACCCCGACCGCAACGACACCCAGAACGACGAGGCGGGGCTCGCCTCGCTCGGGCTCGACCCGGCGCACGTCCACCGGGTCGCCGGGCCGGACACCTCCGCCTCGGCGGCGGAGTCGGCCGCGGCCTACGGCGAGGCCCTCCACGCCGCCGGCGCCGGCGCGTTCGACGTCATGGTGCTCGGCGTCGGCCCGGACGGGCACATCGCCTCTCTCTTCCCGCACCACCCGGCGGCGGCGAGCACCGGCGCGATGGCCGTCGCGGTGCACGACTCCCCCAAGCCCCCGCCGGACCGGGTGTCGCTGACCCGTGAGTGCCTCGAGCGCTCGCGCCTCGTGTGGTTCCTCGTCGCCGGCGGCGACAAGGCCGACGCGGTGCGCCGGGGGGTGACCGGCTCGCCCTTCGAGGAGACCCCGGCCGCCCACGTCCACGGCAGCGAGGCGACGCTCTGGCTCGTCGACACCGACGCCGCGGCCGAGCTGGACCGGGGCTGA
- a CDS encoding RNA polymerase-binding protein RbpA, protein MAGGNAIRGSRVGAGPMGEAERGEAAPRRYVSFWCSNGHETKPSFAEEAGLVVPEQWDCPRCGFPAGQDRDNPPAPPKVEPYKTHLAYVKERRSDEDGQAILDEALASLRGRGLIQ, encoded by the coding sequence ATGGCTGGTGGTAACGCGATCCGTGGTTCGCGCGTCGGTGCGGGCCCCATGGGCGAGGCCGAGCGCGGCGAGGCGGCCCCGCGCCGCTACGTCTCCTTCTGGTGCTCCAACGGGCACGAGACGAAGCCGAGCTTCGCGGAGGAGGCCGGCCTCGTCGTCCCCGAGCAGTGGGACTGCCCGCGCTGCGGCTTCCCCGCCGGGCAGGACCGGGACAACCCGCCCGCCCCGCCCAAGGTCGAGCCGTACAAGACGCACCTCGCGTACGTGAAGGAGCGCCGCTCCGACGAGGACGGCCAGGCCATCCTCGACGAGGCGCTGGCGAGCCTGCGCGGTCGTGGCCTCATCCAGTGA